A genome region from Mercenaria mercenaria strain notata chromosome 11, MADL_Memer_1, whole genome shotgun sequence includes the following:
- the LOC123532509 gene encoding collagen alpha-1(X) chain-like codes for MNVCFGVFILLSVPFSSINGAYSENIETVVQKLTAQNEKLMAKIDKVDSELREEKARNNQLREKVDLLDAKLRLSGRKQTTRQLNDPTVAFTAVISPSDLTNLNAGQPIIFDRTITNMANAYDTSSGIFTAPIRGVYIFNMGIMVEPGENEYLQFVKDGAHVMYNYIHASGGLDDVSSSRTVVMELENGNQVWIRTTKSATHGSGNLHGNEFSTFSGWLLAITE; via the exons ATGAATGTGTGTTTTGGGgtatttattttactttctgtACCTTTCTCATCAATTAACGGTGCATACTCAGAGAATATAGAAACCGTGGTACAAAAACTTACCGCACAAAATGAAAAACTCATGGCGAAGATTGACAAGGTTGACTCTGAACTGCGCGAAGAGAAAGCAAGAAACAATCAGCTTAGAGAGAAAGTTGATCTTCTTGACGCGAAGCTTAGACTTAGCGGAAGAAAACAAACAACAC GACAACTGAATGATCCTACAGTAGCATTCACTGCTGTGATCTCACCTTCCGACCTGACAAATCTCAATGCCGGACAACCGATTATCTTCGACAGGACCATCACCAATATGGCGAACGCTTACGACACAAGCAGTGGTATTTTTACCGCTCCAATCCGCGGCGTCTACATTTTTAACATGGGCATTATGGTGGAGCCTGGCGAAAACGAGTACCTTCAGTTTGTAAAGGATGGTGCCCATGTGATGTATAATTATATCCACGCAAGCGGTGGCCTTGATGACGTATCAAGTAGCAGAACTGTCGTAATGGAACTCGAAAACGGGAACCAGGTTTGGATTCGAACTACCAAGAGTGCAACGCACGGAAGTGGAAATCTACATGGCAATGAATTCTCTACATTTTCTGGATGGCTTTTAGCAATTACTGAATGA